One Natator depressus isolate rNatDep1 chromosome 6, rNatDep2.hap1, whole genome shotgun sequence DNA window includes the following coding sequences:
- the LOC141988791 gene encoding malignant fibrous histiocytoma-amplified sequence 1 homolog, whose protein sequence is MAQQRACQEPDDRASKVTLSTMRLRVLPPTVLQDPRVESLNLDRNKLKHVAGISKLGNLRKLILSKNEIVDFPEEIQSLVHLEKLELNQNQIRVIPEGIFSCLPRLKHLRLSNNRLSALPKDLATCSSSLQYLNLSNNLFRAIPQAVLELVSLQELYVQNNTLRQLPRELFEGRLLKMFKANGNPLREPPNEVCAGGIQQILSYFSQLQNCHVEEDRRVKTMFLGASLAGKSTICKSLKQRQVVLVSEEERTVGIEISEFHIQDFTFLFWDFAGQLEYYVTHHVFITPQALVILVINFQKYQLNNDNFQELVGFWINNLFMRVPNSVVLPVGTHTDCCTEEEVEEKKRDIMSKIQAMLEERRANLTHFINNLESSEESEFYVDQWDRLKEMESCTLTILNLVPVNCTNYWDIKKLETTIVEHVRNEEIFPNVIRVLPPVYKEVEAAIVDTEQSEGTAEHGIMDINHLLSEITRREHLSHLGTELFRDILRYLHRIGLIIWYEEIKQLESTVFLRPAFLITMFKILVRYRLVQQLESISVDLLVGEHATIRDQSNWVWTFKSKAMLCQRAMRALVKHQLYSEGMKDVFEEMVGHKAQKGKLFSLLEHFEICLEVRHSKDLNPGAREFVPGKPWETTQNCREAYYLFPTYLNQSEEVSERWGGDHLEDLHIRAYFSPEIPEGFFQRLMVKACSFYSAHWIAKVTCLLICSGKPLLIKENNQKGYSYIELRSRKPAQRTEFQFTWDFFMAIIFIIRKLSEEWPGLHMCIKAPCRTAECPAEFFWPDVDDKNTVMKEEIKTCGTCGHRFRTELLLPKVPSDPEVPQPPPPAHYYVTSYGTTSFGPSSIHVNRQSILDK, encoded by the exons ATGGCCCAGCAGAGAGCCT GTCAGGAGCCAGATGACCGCGCGAGTAAAGTGACTCTCTCCACGATGAGGCTCAGAGTCCTGCCTCCTACGGTCCTGCAGGACCCCAGAGTGGAGAGCCTGAACCTGGACCGGAACAAGCTGAAACACGTCGCCGGGATCTCAAAGCTTGGCAACTTGAGAAAGCTGATCTTGTCCAAGAATGAGATCGTGGACTTCCCCGAGGAAATACAGAGCCTGGTCCACCTGGAGAAGCTGGAACTGAATCAGAACCAAATCCGGGTGATCCCGGAGGGGATCTTCTCCTGTCTTCCCAGGCTCAAACACTTGCGGCTGAGCAACAACCGCCTCAGTGCTCTGCCCAAGGACTTggccacctgcagcagcagcctccagTACCTCAACCTGTCCAACAACTTGTTCCGAGCCATCCCCCAAGCTGTCCTGGAGCTGGTGAGTTTACAGGAGCTCTATGTGCAGAATAACACATTGCGCCAGCTCCCCAGGGAGCTGTTCGAAGGGAGGCTGCTGAAGATGTTCAAGGCAAATGGGAACCCGCTGCGGGAGCCTCCCAATGAAGTCTGTGCTGGGGGCATCCAGCAGATCCTGAGTTACTTCAGCCAGCTGCAGAACTGCCATGTGGAGGAAGACAGGAGGGTGAAGACCATGTTCTTGGGGGCCTCACTGGCAGGAAAATCCACGATCTGTAAGAGCCTGAAGCAGAGGCAAGTGGTTCTGGTGTCTGAGGAGGAGCGGACAGTGGGGATTGAGATCAGTGAATTCCACATCCAGGACTTCACGTTTCTCTTCTGGGACTTTGCTGGGCAGCTGGAGTACTACGTGACCCACCATGTGTTCATCACCCCACAGGCCCTCGTCATCCTGGTCATTAACTTCCAGAA GTACCAGCTCAATAATGACAACTTCCAGGAGCTGGTTGGCTTCTGGATCAATAACCTCTTCATGCGAGTCCCAAACTCCGTGGTCCTGCCCGTGGGAACCCACACAGACTGCTGCACTGAGGAGGAAGTAGAAGAAAAGAAGCGGGACATCATGAGCAAGATCCAGGCCATGCTGGAGGAAAGGAGGGCAAACCTCACCCACTTCATCAACAACCTGGAAAGCAGTGAGGAGTCTGAGTTCTACGTGGACCAGTGGGACCGACTGAAGGAGATGGAGAGCTGCACCTTGACT ATTTTAAACCTTGTTCCCGTCAATTGCACTAATTACTGGGATATTAAAAAACTTGAGACTACTATTGTGGAGCACGTCAGgaatgaagaaatatttcctaatGTTATCCGAGTGCTGCCCCCTGTCTATAAGGAAGTGGAAGCGGCAATCGTAGATACTGAGCAGAGTGAGGGGACAGCAGAACATG GCATAATGGACATCAACCACTTACTTAGTGAAATCACCCGCCGAGAGCACCTGAGCCATCTGGGCACAGAGCTTTTCCGGGACATCCTGAGATACCTCCACCGCATCGGGCTGATTATATGGTATGAAGAAATCAAGCAGCTGGAAAGCACAGTCTTTCTCCGGCCAGCCTTTCTAATAACCATGTTCAAG ATCCTTGTTAGATATCGCCTGGTGCAGCAGCTGGAAAGCATCTCCGTGGACCTGCTGGTGGGAGAGCATGCTACCATCAGAGACCAGTCCAACTGGGTGTGGACATTCAAGTCGAAGGCCATGCTGTGCCAGCGGGCCATGCGAGCCTTGGTCAAGCACCAGCTCTACTCGGAAGGGATGAAGGACGTCTTTGAGGAGATGGTGGGGCACAAGGCCCAGAAGGGGAAGCTGTTCAGCCTTCTGgaacactttgagatctgccTGGAGGTGAGGCATTCCAAGGACCTCAACCCCGGGGCCAGGGAGTTTGTGCCGGGGAAGCCGTGGGAAACAACGCAGAACTGCCGCGAGGCCTATTACTTGTTTCCCACGTATCTCAACCAGAGCGAGGAGGTTTCTGAGAGGTGGGGAGGAGATCATCTGGAGGATCTCCACATCCGGGCCTACTTCTCACCTGAGATCCCAGAGGGCTTCTTCCAAAG GCTCATGGTGAAAGCTTGCTCCTTCTACTCGGCCCACTGGATTGCGAAGGTCACTTGCCTGCTCATATGCAGTGGCAAACCCTTGCTGATCAAAGAGAACAACCAGAAGGGCTATAGTTATATTGAACTCCGGAGCAGAAAGCCAGCACAAAGGACAG AATTCCAGTTCACATGGGATTTTTTCATGGCGATCATCTTCATCATCCGGAAGCTCTCAGAGGAGTGGCCTGGTCTCCACATGTGCATTAAGGCACCTTGTCGAACGGCAGAATGTCCTGCAGAATTTTTCTGGCCAGATGTGGATGACAAGAACACAGT gaTGAAGGAAGAAATTAAAACTTGTGGAACATGTGGCCATCGGTTTCGAACTGAGCTGCTTTTACCCAAAG TTCCAAGTGACCCGGAGGTtccgcagcccccgccccctgctcactatTATGTCACTAGCTATGGGACTACATCTTTCGGCCCCAGCAGCATCCATGTCAATCGCCAG AGTATCTTGGACAAATGA